The Ascaphus truei isolate aAscTru1 chromosome 18, aAscTru1.hap1, whole genome shotgun sequence genome window below encodes:
- the MPHOSPH10 gene encoding U3 small nucleolar ribonucleoprotein MPP10, producing MAATGAARLELGQRMEVLETVSAHPEQLLSVQEGLASEFSLLTKSLYDLHKSELVLKVGSPLKELVIENFDEEQIWQQLELQNRAVLGYFTRAVTKTLKDKDLCLVQPSDEQASETEESVEEEEEEDILEDPELNTDREAEAGKARDPKPNGRKSVRKTRVEKFSDDDSDMDFDIDKLEKQSKPTANKKAAVKPAEKSIVDDRFFKLSEMEAFLEATEKKEGGKDEDEVDYFEDILSDDDDDDDEEEFHIEKTKRKVAKSSRDLQYKDYFDPVDNQEEMDRQPEEENEDSVVDDENEEDVEEGDGNEEEMIEDDEDDDDAMEETEESKKAKEAFKRVTFDLSDDSEGEEVGDILGGKKKQQDLEPSEAKSSFEKREEKMAERIQTLQKQMLGEKSWQLSGEVTAQKRPENSLLAETVLFDHASRMAPIITEETTLQLDDIIKQRIKDQVWDDVVRKEKPKENAFEYKKRLTLDHEKSKQSLAEIYEQEYLKLNQKKVEEENPKHLEIQKIMDTLFLKLDALSNFHFIPKPPVPEIKVVSNLPAISMEEVAPVSVSDAALLAPEEVKEKNKAGDLKTNAEKSATDKRRERRKKKAVKRLKIKAKEKRQQLAEKARAEKGKTLSKEAAAANLKKLAKEGKATVLKDEGKDKALKSSQAFFSQLQDQVKLQIKGAKSAQKKPNKKHELSAHKLKL from the exons atggCGGCGACCGGAGCAGCACGGCTAGAGCTGGGGCAGCGCATGGAGGTGCTGGAGACAGTGAGTGCCCACCCCGAGCAGCTTCTCAG CGTGCAAGAGGGATTGGCATCCGAGTTCTCTCTCCTAACAAAGTCTCTGTATGACTTGCATAAGTCTGAGTTGGTGCTTAAGGTGGGGAGCCCCCTAAAAGAACTGGTGATTGAGAACTTTGACGAGGAGCAAATCTGGCAGCAGCTGGAACTTCAGAACCGCGCCGTTCTTGGTTACTTCACAAGAGCGGTCACAAAGACTCTGAAGGACAAGGACCTCTGTCTCGTGCAGCCATCTGACGAGCAAGCATCAGAGACCGAGGAGTCcgtggaggaagaggaggaggaagatatCTTAGAAGACCCCGAATTAAACACAGACAGggaagctgaagcagggaaagcGAGAGACCCCAAACCTAATGGCCGTAAAAGTGTCAGAAAAACACGCGTGGAGAAATTTAGCGATGACGATTCGGACATGGACTTTGATATTGATAAACTGGAGAAGCAAAGCAAACCGACGGCAAATAAAAAGGCCGCGGTGAAGCCAGCTGAGAAATCCATAGTGGACGACCGATTCTTCAAGCTGTCGGAGATGGAGGCCTTTTTGGAAGCGACAGAGAAGAAAGAAGGTGGGAAAGATGAAGACGAGGTGGATTATTTTGAGGATATTCTctctgatgatgatgacgacgacgatgAGGAGGAATTTcacatagaaaaaacaaaaagaaag GTGGCTAAGAGTTCCAGAGACCTCCAGTACAAAGACTATTTTGACCCAGTTGATAATCAGGAGGAGATGGACAGGCAGCCAGAAGAGGAGAATGAGGATTCGGTAGTGGATGACGAGAATGAGGAGGACGTTGAGGAGGGAGATGGCAATGAGGAAGAAATGATTGAAGA tgatgaggatgatgatgatgcaaTGGAGGAAACAGAAGAGAGCAAAAAGGCTAAGGAGGCGTTCAAGAGGGTGACGTTTGACCTGTCGGATGACAGCGAAGGGGAAGAAGTTGGTGATATACTTGGCGGGAAGAAAAAGCAGCAGGACCTTGAGCCCAGCGAAGCCAAGTCATCGTTTGAAAAAAGGGAAGAGAAG ATGGCAGAGAGAATTCAGACTCTACAGAAGCAGATGCTGGGTGAGAAATCCTGGCAGCTTAGCGGTGAGGTGACGGCACAGAAAAGACCAGAAAACAGCTTGCTGGCAGAGACGGTGCTTTTCGACCATGCCTCCAGGATGG CGCCTATAATCACAGAGGAAACCACACTGCAGCTTGATGACATCATCAAACAGAGGATAAAGGACCAG GTGTGGGATGACGTAGTCCGCAAGGAAAAGCCCAAGGAGAACGCCTTCGAGTACAAGAAACGGCTCACCTTGGATCACGAGAAGAGCAAACAGAGTCTTGCAGAGATTTACGAGCAAGAGTATCTGAAACTCAATCAG aAAAAGGTAGAAGAAGAAAACCCAAAGCATTTGGAAATCCAGAAAATAATGGACACACTCTTCCTGAAGCTTGACGCTCTTTCTAATTTCCATTTCATACCCAAGCCG CCTGTTCCAGAAATTAAGGTGGTTTCAAACCTCCCCGCAATCAGCATGGAGGAGGTGGCCCCGGTGAGCGTCAGTGATGCAGCGCTACTGGCTCCAGAGGAAGTCAAA GAGAAGAACAAGGCTGGAGATCTGAAGACCAACGCAGAGAAATCGGCCACAGACAAGAGGCGGGAGAGGCGGAAGAAGAAGGCCGTGAAAAGGCTGAAAATAAAGGCCAAGGAGAAGCGACAGCAGCTGGCGGAGAAGGCGAGAGCAGAGAAAGGGAAGACACTCTCCAAGGAAGCTGCTGCGGCCAACCTCAAGAAACTCGCCAAGGAAGGAAAGGCCACTGTGCTCAAG